The Malus domestica chromosome 10, GDT2T_hap1 nucleotide sequence ACTTGGCCAATGTGTTCTACTCAATTATTAGCGGTCCATCCAAACCAACAATGCTACTGTATAGTCAAGTGGCAATCGATGTAGAATTAGTTTTAGCTGTCTATGTCCATACAATAAACGAAGAGATACAGAACTTCTGAATATTGGACTAAACTTACACTAATAAACAGTGCTACCAGGCATACAATCCAAACAGGAATGCAAACTACTAAGAGAACTGGCTCCTTCTGTTAAGATGATATTAACGTCTTTAGCTTCGGGTTCACGTTTATATTTTCTAAACAACCTGACCCATAGAATATGGTTAGGACAAAATACAAGATAGCATCACAAGATTAAGGAAGCTGTAACAACTAATTTTATTAATGAATCTCGACACTCAGACTTTGGATGTCGAAGTTTAGAATTAATCTGTTGACATTTAACAGTGTGCAATTACATAAGAAAAGTTTTCCGACATTCATCACAGCACGAAAACTATAATCCCGAACAATTAATGCAATTCAACTAGCTCAAATGTTTATTAAGCAAAAAAAGAATTAAGAAATAAACATGTATATGTATCCACAGAGAAACTAAACTCAATTCCAtcaaagttgttttttttttttcctttcaggCATTTAGTACACAGAAACTTACACATTCAATTTAAGCAATGTTGTTCCTTTAGCATCAGACATCCAAGTTTTCCATCTGAATGCTGCTCTTGAGAGGCACATACTCTCCAAGATAGCCGCCGAGATGATCGTGCAAGGCGCTCTTGTCAATCTCCTGGTGATGATAACTCTTGCAGACATAGTAAAACACACTCTGCAATAGCAATCCAACCAAATTCACAATCACCAGCACACCCACCAAAAACCCACCAACCACAATCCTTACAAAAACCCCATAATCCTCCCCGCCGTGAACCACCACCGACCCGAAAACGGCACCGATGACCGCGCAGAGGGTCAAGTAGCCGAAAACGAGGACGAAGGCCATCCCAACCTTCCCTTTAAGGAGCTCATAGCTCTTCTTCATGGCGGCGAACCCGTAGACGGGCTCGAGGACGGAGACGACGCTGGCCAAGTGCCAGAGGGCGGTGATGTAGACATGGACgacgaggaagaggaggaagatgaCAATGGCGGAGAAGAGGAGGAGAAAGGGGTTATGGGTATCGATGGCGAGgatgaggaggatgaggaagccGACGAAGACGAAATTGTAGCAGACCATGAGGAGGGAGACCCAGAGGAAAGTGATGAAGAGGCGCTTGAAGACTTTGGGGATGGCGGAGAGGGTGTTGGAGAAGGAGACGGGTTTGGAGGTGTAGAGGGAGGCGGCGGTGAAGACGACGGCGGCGGTGGAGAGGAGGGAGAAGGCGAAGAGGAAGATGAGGTAGCAGAattggaagaggaggaggagggaccATTTGTGGTGGAGCTGGGCGGGGTCGGTGGAGGAGGCTTGGAGCTGGTTGAGGAGGGGGTGGGTGAAGAGGGAATGGGCGAGGATGGCGAAGGAGAGAGGgaaaattagggttagggttatgAGGTAGAAGGTTTTGGGGGACTGTTTGGGGATGGAGGTGGATTCTCTGAAGATGTCTGGGATGGTCAGAAATTGGAGCTCCTCCGGCGCCAGATCCATTGATTGCAGGAAAAAGAAAACTTTTGATTGATTGGGTGtttgagttttagagagagagagagagagagagatggtgagCCCAAGATCTTATTTttaggagatgagagagagagagagagagagagagagagagagagagaggatgatGAGAGATTGGGGaagaaaggaaggaagaaggaaggactGAAGAAGATGGTGGCAGAAGAGcggtaattattttatttatttaatttttgatGTAGATGTAATGTGGTTGTGACACGTGCGTAATATTTGGGGAcattatctttattttattgttttgtttgtaAAAGGAGGAATTTAAAGTTTTAAACGTTTGTTGTGAATTGTGAAATATTGATATAGAAACAAGAACCAAGATAACTAATCTCTAGTCCTAATTtcagtatacatatatattcagggcacgtttgtttgacaggattagcaaggcttggactggactagactatagtccTGTGTTTGGTGTGCAACCGGATTGGCTTTAATGGGCTTAGGTGGGACTCGCTCGGATTACACGCCTCCTTACGAGTTCTTAACGAAGAACCCCAATTTTGGGCGGACTCGTAAGCACGGAGAGAAAACCGCGAGGATCTCCAACGTCCTGCTCGTCCTCATCTCTGCGAGGATCCCCAACGTCCCTCGTCCTGCTCGTCGCTCGTCGTCGATCTTGCCCTGCTTCCTCGTCGTcgtcctcctcaccctcatcgACGAAAGCTTCTCGTTGGTGCCCAAGTTGAGGTAATGCCGCCTTCTTCCAGcttttttgtttctgggtttttgagaAATTCGGGTTTTTGGGCTGTGATCCTCgtctattttggggattttttatttttggaatttttttatgGGTCAATTCGAATTTTTTGATAGTTTATGAAGTCAATTAAGCTGATTGTTGAATGTTTTGGACTCGAAGAGGCATGCATGGTAGCCGATTGCACTGGTTTTTggtaaaatgtttttttttctttaatttgctGCAACATTCACTACTTTGCTGGCGGCCGTCGTAAGCACCCTAGGCGCCGCCGCTGGTTTTCTGTTAAAtgggtttttttctttatttgagttatttttgtttttgtggggAAGAAGATTGGTAGATGATGTGGTCCAATCTGGGAACCAATGCATTTTCTTAAACGGCTGAGATTGAAAGACTGATTTGGCCTGGTAGAGCATCCAAGTAAAAATTTGGgtgtgtaatctgtgtgtgtgcatctgtgtgtgtgtgtgtgtaatctgtgtgtgtgtaagtgtaatatgtgtgtgtacac carries:
- the LOC103446015 gene encoding uncharacterized protein, whose amino-acid sequence is MDLAPEELQFLTIPDIFRESTSIPKQSPKTFYLITLTLIFPLSFAILAHSLFTHPLLNQLQASSTDPAQLHHKWSLLLLFQFCYLIFLFAFSLLSTAAVVFTAASLYTSKPVSFSNTLSAIPKVFKRLFITFLWVSLLMVCYNFVFVGFLILLILAIDTHNPFLLLFSAIVIFLLFLVVHVYITALWHLASVVSVLEPVYGFAAMKKSYELLKGKVGMAFVLVFGYLTLCAVIGAVFGSVVVHGGEDYGVFVRIVVGGFLVGVLVIVNLVGLLLQSVFYYVCKSYHHQEIDKSALHDHLGGYLGEYVPLKSSIQMENLDV